Proteins from a single region of Hypomesus transpacificus isolate Combined female chromosome 9, fHypTra1, whole genome shotgun sequence:
- the LOC124471761 gene encoding transcription factor HES-5-like, with protein sequence MSPTVTSARTCSEEHLTLTNKLRKPQVEKLRRDRINSSIEQLKSLLGPELLNQPPDSKLEKADILEMTVSLLSRLQPISSSSCSAPTNQGHSRCVQEMVHFLSKEEMETESQRRLLSHFQSQQSSSDKNNRETDLPKLSSPAQHSIRKEKSPVNSAPWRPW encoded by the exons ATGTCTCCTACAGTCACTTCAGCAAGAACCTGCTCTGAGGAACACCTGACTCTCACCAACAAG CTTAGAAAGCCACAGGTGGAGAAGTTACGTAGAGATCGTATCAACAGCAGCATTGAGCAGCTCAAGTCTCTCCTGGGTCCAGAACTCCTCAACCAGCCGCCTGACTCCAAGCTGGAGAAAGCTGACATCCTGGAGATGACAGTTTCTTTATTGAGCCGtctgcagccaatcagctccTCTTCATGCTCTGCACCTACCAATCAGGGTCACTCCAGGTGTGTCCAAGAGATGGTGCACTTCCTGtccaaggaggagatggagacagagtcccagagaagactgctgagcCACTTCCAGAGCCAGCAGTCATCCTCTGATAAGAACAACAGGGAGACTGACCTGCCTAAGCTGAGctccccagcccagcacagCATCAGGAAAGAGAAGAGTCCAGTCaacagcgccccctggaggcccTGGTAG